One segment of Corynebacterium atrinae DNA contains the following:
- a CDS encoding TrmH family RNA methyltransferase, which translates to MHLNFDDPFTERTPRIVNAAKLHRAAARKKAEAFLVEGENAVDAAVATGAAKDLFVTEQAATRFPEIVATAGHMGVYVHPITERAAKHLSDTVTTTGLFALCEPVLWTVGRAIQGRPSLVCVPVETNDPGNAGTLVRVADAMGADAVVFAGETVDPQSSKAARASAGSLFHLPVARNVGVKDVLGQLRKAGLQILATAADGEVDLDEAGDLLEKPTAWLFGNEAHGLGEELLNAADHRVRIPIRGRAESLNLATAASICLYESAKAQARKD; encoded by the coding sequence ATGCACCTTAACTTCGACGATCCCTTCACTGAGCGCACACCCCGCATTGTTAATGCGGCGAAGCTCCACCGTGCTGCCGCCCGCAAGAAGGCAGAAGCCTTCCTCGTGGAAGGGGAGAACGCCGTGGATGCTGCCGTAGCAACCGGGGCCGCCAAGGACCTTTTTGTCACCGAGCAGGCTGCCACGCGATTCCCCGAGATCGTCGCTACTGCGGGCCATATGGGCGTGTACGTTCACCCCATTACCGAGCGCGCGGCTAAGCACCTCTCCGACACGGTGACCACCACTGGCCTCTTCGCGCTGTGTGAGCCCGTCTTGTGGACCGTAGGCCGGGCGATTCAGGGTCGCCCGAGCCTGGTGTGCGTGCCGGTCGAGACCAACGATCCCGGTAATGCAGGAACCTTGGTCCGCGTGGCCGATGCAATGGGCGCCGATGCGGTCGTCTTTGCCGGTGAGACGGTCGACCCGCAGTCGAGCAAGGCTGCGCGCGCATCGGCAGGTTCCCTCTTTCATCTTCCCGTGGCCCGCAACGTGGGAGTCAAGGATGTATTGGGTCAGCTGCGCAAGGCTGGTCTGCAAATTTTGGCCACGGCTGCTGACGGCGAAGTTGATCTCGATGAGGCCGGAGATTTGCTCGAGAAGCCGACGGCGTGGCTATTCGGTAACGAGGCGCATGGCCTGGGGGAGGAGCTGCTCAACGCTGCGGACCACCGGGTGCGCATTCCTATCCGAGGGCGCGCTGAGTCGCTGAACTTGGCCACCGCCGCTTCCATCTGTCTTTATGAATCCGCCAAGGCACAGGCGCGCAAGGATTAG
- a CDS encoding DMT family transporter yields the protein MTISPARLIVLAVTWATIWSGAFVAMKVASGSAGAFAIVGIRCTIAGVLMIAAAWGARRAMNRSGLRGTIVVGVLNNLGYLGLMASAMPYVSAGMAAIITALTPLAVLVISALRGRALMITQWIGCVIGFLGVVGSAWTRLDSGETQWRGIFFALGAVACLVAGTVLTPKLVPPGSPWLSTGIQSLAAGIPALGLSFLLEEAPTFDTSFILAEAYLILGASVLGMTMWLQLIRQAGPDRAAVAHFLPPLISIALGALILRESASPIALAMCIPVAIGVALATRRPRKPRQL from the coding sequence GTGACCATTTCTCCTGCCCGCCTCATCGTGCTTGCTGTCACCTGGGCCACCATTTGGTCCGGTGCTTTTGTCGCGATGAAGGTAGCCAGCGGTTCTGCTGGAGCGTTCGCAATCGTGGGCATTCGCTGCACGATTGCCGGTGTGCTCATGATAGCGGCGGCCTGGGGCGCACGAAGGGCCATGAACCGAAGTGGGCTGAGGGGAACGATCGTCGTCGGGGTGCTGAACAACCTCGGATACCTCGGACTCATGGCCAGTGCTATGCCATATGTGTCGGCGGGAATGGCCGCGATCATCACCGCACTCACACCGTTGGCGGTGCTCGTCATTTCTGCTTTGCGGGGTCGAGCCCTCATGATCACGCAGTGGATCGGCTGCGTCATCGGTTTTCTCGGCGTCGTCGGTTCGGCGTGGACCCGACTCGACAGTGGCGAGACCCAATGGCGGGGCATCTTCTTTGCGTTGGGAGCGGTGGCGTGTCTGGTGGCGGGCACCGTACTTACCCCGAAACTCGTTCCGCCCGGCAGCCCGTGGTTGTCCACCGGAATCCAAAGTCTGGCCGCGGGCATCCCTGCGCTCGGATTGTCTTTCCTTTTGGAAGAAGCCCCCACCTTCGACACCTCGTTCATCCTGGCCGAGGCCTACCTCATACTCGGGGCCTCCGTCCTGGGAATGACGATGTGGCTGCAACTCATCCGCCAGGCCGGGCCCGATCGCGCTGCCGTGGCCCATTTCCTCCCTCCGCTGATCAGTATCGCCCTGGGCGCTCTCATTCTTCGGGAGTCGGCCTCGCCGATTGCTTTGGCTATGTGCATTCCCGTGGCCATCGGAGTGGCACTCGCGACCCGGCGCCCGCGCAAGCCCCGTCAGCTGTAA
- the pheS gene encoding phenylalanine--tRNA ligase subunit alpha — MSDTPGIELTEAGLNAAADQAVAAFDAASDLESLAAARRDHLGDDAPIPQARRALGSLPKDQRKDAGRLVNMARGRVEKHFADVAERLEAQHRAEQLVAETVDVTVLTTRQQVGALHPITSLMESISDIFLAMGWEIADGPEVEAEYFNFDALNFLPDHPARTLQDTFHVSVEGSKQVLRTHTSPVQVRTLLDRDVPVYIACPGRVFRTDELDATHTPVFHQVEGLAVDKGLTMAHLRGTLDHLAKTLFGPETRTRMRTNFFPFTEPSAEVDVWFPNKKGGAGWIEWGGCGMVNPNVLRAVGIDPEVYTGFAFGMGLERTLQFRNGLSDMRDMVEGDVRFTLPFGIAK; from the coding sequence GTGTCTGACACACCGGGAATTGAACTGACCGAGGCGGGTCTCAACGCCGCCGCTGACCAGGCTGTCGCTGCTTTTGATGCTGCTTCGGATCTCGAGTCATTGGCCGCCGCCCGCCGTGATCATCTCGGCGATGACGCCCCGATTCCTCAGGCACGCCGCGCGCTCGGAAGTTTGCCGAAGGATCAGCGCAAGGACGCTGGTCGACTGGTGAATATGGCACGTGGCCGCGTCGAAAAGCACTTTGCCGACGTGGCTGAGCGGCTCGAAGCGCAGCACCGTGCGGAGCAGCTGGTGGCAGAGACCGTCGATGTGACGGTTCTTACCACCCGCCAGCAGGTGGGTGCCCTGCACCCGATCACGTCCTTGATGGAGTCGATCTCCGACATCTTCCTCGCCATGGGCTGGGAAATTGCCGACGGGCCCGAGGTCGAGGCCGAGTACTTCAACTTCGACGCGTTGAATTTCCTTCCAGATCACCCGGCCCGCACGCTGCAGGACACCTTCCATGTCTCCGTGGAGGGCTCCAAGCAGGTGCTGCGCACCCACACTTCGCCGGTTCAGGTCCGCACGCTGCTCGATCGCGATGTGCCGGTGTACATCGCGTGCCCCGGCCGCGTGTTCCGCACCGACGAGCTCGACGCGACGCACACGCCCGTCTTCCACCAGGTCGAGGGCTTGGCAGTGGATAAAGGGCTGACCATGGCTCACCTGCGCGGAACCCTGGACCACCTGGCCAAGACGCTGTTCGGGCCGGAGACTCGCACCCGCATGCGCACGAACTTCTTCCCCTTCACCGAACCCTCTGCCGAGGTGGACGTCTGGTTCCCCAATAAAAAGGGCGGCGCCGGCTGGATCGAGTGGGGCGGATGCGGCATGGTCAACCCGAATGTCCTGAGGGCCGTGGGTATCGATCCGGAGGTCTACACCGGATTTGCGTTCGGCATGGGGCTTGAGCGCACCCTGCAGTTCCGCAATGGCCTGTCTGATATGCGCGACATGGTGGAGGGCGACGTCCGCTTCACCCTGCCGTTCGGCATTGCCAAGTAG
- the pheT gene encoding phenylalanine--tRNA ligase subunit beta, with protein MLIAQNWVTGLLRHANPDFAVSNEELDSGFVRVGFETEGFAPIPETTGPLVIGVVKNIEELTQFKKPIRYCLVDVGDANGTGELQGIVCGARNFVEGDTVVVALPGSELPGGFKIAARETYDHISNGMICSAAELGFTDKQNPGIITLDPSYGEPGQDAREALGLNDTVFDVNITPDRGYALSARGLTREIASAFDLTYTDVALEPAVGGFELSDVPAPAGQLIDIDVNPETKTIRFGLRKVTGIDPQAVSPFWLQRELMLSGQRPVNVATDVTNYVMLLLGQPMHAFDAAEISGGLVVRNATAGEKFETLDHVTRTLDSGDVVICDETGIQSLAGVMGGTRSEISEQTTDVYFEAATWDPITVARTSRRHKLSSEASRRFERGVDPAIVEVALDMACALLVDIAGGTVDEGRTLIGEVPARSAITMRVTHPSELIGVDYDRDTVIRRLEEVGCAVEVSECGGKLTVTPPTWRTDFALPEDLIEEIMRLEGLEDIPLVLPTPAGGRGLTPAQIRRRAVGHALAYNGYAEILPSPFIPNDTFDTWGLPADDERRQAVSVRNPLEADRGILGTTLLPSMLDSLARNVARGLGDVALFGIQQVSFARDDVSPMPSVKERPFDEVLQELRESLPYQPLHAATVGTGDIEFEGPWGKGRTYSYADAIESARVVARAAGVELDVVSADSLPWHPGRCAALVVDGTVVGHAGELHPQVIEALGLPARTCAMEIDVTALPLEETFPAPVLSSFPALHQDIALVVDESVPAEDVRRVVAEGAGDLLESVELFDVYRSQHLGEGKKSLAFALLFRAQDRTLTDEEANERRLAAAELAKERFGADMRA; from the coding sequence ATGCTTATCGCTCAGAACTGGGTGACCGGACTCCTCCGTCATGCCAACCCGGACTTCGCGGTGTCCAACGAGGAGCTGGACTCCGGCTTCGTCCGCGTCGGCTTCGAGACCGAGGGTTTCGCTCCCATCCCAGAGACGACTGGCCCGCTGGTCATCGGCGTGGTGAAGAACATTGAAGAGCTGACGCAGTTCAAAAAGCCCATCCGCTACTGCCTCGTCGATGTCGGCGACGCCAACGGCACGGGTGAGCTCCAGGGCATCGTCTGCGGTGCTCGCAACTTCGTCGAAGGCGACACCGTCGTCGTCGCGCTGCCCGGCTCCGAACTGCCCGGTGGATTCAAGATCGCTGCCCGCGAGACCTATGACCACATTTCCAACGGCATGATCTGCTCGGCCGCCGAGCTCGGTTTCACCGACAAGCAGAATCCCGGCATCATCACCCTTGATCCGTCCTATGGCGAGCCCGGTCAAGATGCCCGCGAAGCCCTCGGATTGAATGACACGGTCTTCGACGTCAACATCACCCCGGATCGCGGTTACGCGCTGTCCGCCCGTGGTCTTACTCGTGAGATCGCCTCGGCCTTCGATCTCACTTACACCGACGTCGCCCTGGAACCCGCTGTCGGCGGCTTCGAGCTTTCCGACGTCCCGGCTCCCGCCGGTCAGCTCATCGACATCGATGTCAATCCGGAGACCAAGACCATCCGCTTCGGCCTGCGCAAGGTCACCGGCATCGACCCGCAGGCGGTGTCGCCGTTCTGGCTGCAGCGCGAGCTCATGCTCTCCGGCCAGCGCCCAGTCAACGTCGCCACCGACGTCACCAACTACGTCATGTTGCTCCTCGGGCAGCCGATGCACGCCTTCGATGCCGCCGAGATCTCTGGCGGCCTGGTGGTGCGCAATGCGACGGCGGGGGAGAAGTTCGAGACCCTCGATCACGTCACGCGCACCCTCGATTCGGGCGATGTCGTCATCTGCGATGAAACCGGCATCCAGTCCCTGGCTGGCGTTATGGGCGGCACGCGTTCGGAGATTTCGGAACAGACCACCGATGTCTACTTCGAGGCCGCGACGTGGGACCCCATCACCGTCGCGCGCACCTCTCGCCGGCACAAGTTGTCGTCAGAAGCTTCTCGACGCTTCGAGCGGGGCGTCGACCCAGCCATCGTCGAGGTAGCCCTCGACATGGCGTGCGCCCTCCTCGTCGACATTGCCGGTGGCACCGTCGATGAGGGCCGCACTCTCATCGGTGAGGTTCCCGCACGTTCGGCCATCACCATGCGCGTGACCCACCCGTCCGAGCTTATCGGCGTGGACTACGACCGCGACACCGTTATCCGCCGCCTCGAAGAAGTTGGTTGCGCCGTTGAGGTCTCCGAATGCGGTGGCAAGCTCACCGTCACCCCGCCGACCTGGCGAACTGACTTCGCCTTGCCGGAGGATCTCATCGAAGAGATCATGCGGCTAGAGGGTCTGGAAGACATCCCGCTCGTCCTGCCGACTCCGGCCGGTGGCCGCGGTCTGACGCCTGCCCAGATCCGCCGTCGGGCCGTTGGCCACGCACTGGCCTACAACGGGTACGCCGAAATCTTGCCCAGCCCCTTCATTCCCAACGACACGTTCGATACCTGGGGCCTGCCTGCCGACGACGAGCGCCGCCAGGCAGTCTCAGTGCGAAACCCCCTGGAGGCCGACCGCGGAATCCTGGGCACCACGTTGCTGCCCTCGATGCTCGATTCCTTGGCTCGCAACGTCGCCCGCGGCCTCGGCGACGTAGCGCTCTTCGGCATCCAGCAGGTTTCCTTCGCTCGCGACGATGTGTCCCCGATGCCTTCGGTGAAGGAGCGTCCTTTCGACGAGGTGCTGCAAGAGTTGCGGGAATCTCTCCCGTACCAGCCGCTGCATGCCGCCACCGTCGGCACCGGCGACATCGAATTCGAGGGTCCCTGGGGCAAGGGACGCACATATTCCTACGCTGATGCAATCGAATCAGCCCGCGTCGTTGCCCGTGCCGCAGGAGTGGAACTCGACGTGGTCTCGGCCGACTCGCTGCCCTGGCACCCGGGGCGTTGTGCCGCCTTGGTAGTCGATGGCACCGTCGTCGGCCACGCCGGCGAGCTGCACCCCCAGGTCATCGAGGCTCTGGGCTTGCCGGCCCGCACTTGCGCCATGGAAATCGACGTCACCGCCCTGCCGCTGGAAGAGACCTTCCCGGCCCCAGTGTTGTCCTCCTTCCCGGCACTCCACCAGGACATCGCCCTCGTCGTCGATGAGTCAGTCCCCGCGGAGGATGTGCGCCGAGTGGTTGCGGAAGGCGCCGGAGACTTGCTGGAAAGCGTCGAGCTTTTCGACGTCTACCGTTCCCAGCACCTCGGCGAGGGCAAGAAGTCCCTGGCCTTCGCTCTGCTCTTCCGCGCCCAGGATCGTACCCTTACCGACGAGGAGGCCAATGAGCGTCGGCTCGCTGCAGCCGAACTGGCGAAGGAGCGCTTCGGCGCCGACATGCGCGCCTAA
- the argC gene encoding N-acetyl-gamma-glutamyl-phosphate reductase, with protein sequence MAYKVAVAGATGYAGGEILRLLLSHPAYVSGELEIGALTAGSSAGQAVAELMPQLSPLADRIIEDTTPEVLAGHDVVFLALPHGHSGPIGQALASANPDTVVIDCAADFRLQDAGEWEHYYGSEHAGTWPYGIPELPGHREELQGATRVAVPGCFPTGATLAALPAVAGGLITPDLAVVSVTGVSGAGKKASVGLLGSEVMGNLKAYNTAGKHRHTPEIIQNLAEVTDAEVTVSFTPVLAPLPRGILTTITAPLVEGVTQQIATETYRAFYADEPFVHLLPEGQQPQTQNVMGSNYCHVQVEVDERSGRLLMTSALDNLTKGTGGAAVQCMNLALGLEETAGLLAVAVAP encoded by the coding sequence ATGGCATACAAGGTTGCAGTCGCAGGCGCTACTGGCTACGCGGGTGGGGAGATCCTCCGCCTGCTGCTCAGTCACCCCGCTTATGTCTCGGGTGAGCTAGAGATTGGGGCATTGACCGCCGGATCGTCGGCAGGTCAGGCGGTGGCGGAATTGATGCCCCAGCTGTCGCCGCTAGCCGACCGGATTATTGAGGACACTACTCCGGAGGTCTTGGCAGGCCACGATGTGGTGTTCCTTGCCCTTCCGCACGGCCATTCGGGTCCGATCGGTCAGGCGCTTGCTTCTGCTAACCCAGACACTGTCGTCATTGACTGTGCCGCGGACTTCCGGTTGCAGGATGCAGGGGAGTGGGAGCATTACTACGGTTCGGAGCATGCGGGCACGTGGCCGTATGGCATTCCGGAGTTGCCCGGTCACCGGGAAGAGCTGCAGGGCGCTACTCGGGTAGCGGTTCCGGGTTGTTTTCCCACCGGGGCGACGCTGGCCGCGCTGCCGGCAGTCGCGGGTGGGTTGATTACGCCGGACCTCGCCGTCGTTTCTGTCACGGGGGTTTCGGGGGCAGGCAAGAAGGCCTCTGTTGGTTTGCTCGGCTCGGAGGTCATGGGCAACCTCAAGGCTTACAACACGGCCGGGAAGCACCGGCACACTCCGGAGATCATTCAAAACCTTGCTGAGGTCACTGATGCCGAGGTCACCGTTAGTTTTACGCCGGTATTGGCTCCACTGCCGCGGGGGATACTCACCACGATTACGGCACCACTTGTCGAGGGTGTTACCCAGCAGATCGCCACGGAGACTTATCGGGCTTTCTACGCTGACGAGCCCTTTGTTCATCTGTTGCCGGAGGGGCAGCAGCCGCAAACCCAAAATGTCATGGGTAGCAACTACTGTCACGTGCAGGTCGAAGTTGATGAGCGATCGGGACGTTTGCTGATGACTTCGGCGTTGGACAACCTCACCAAGGGTACTGGCGGTGCGGCTGTGCAATGCATGAATCTTGCCCTCGGCCTCGAGGAGACGGCGGGACTTCTCGCCGTTGCCGTCGCCCCTTAG
- the argJ gene encoding bifunctional glutamate N-acetyltransferase/amino-acid acetyltransferase ArgJ encodes MSSIGITAPAGFSAAALIAGIKPSGNPDMALVVNEGPEFHAAAVFTRNRVVASPVKLSRVAIADGQIKAVLYNSGNANACNGVQGDEDAAELQQQVADLLDIAPTDVGVCSTGLIGEVLPMGRMRAGVDKLSTVLGDNGEAAAEAIMTTDLVKKETVVNAEGWTLGGMGKGVGMMSPSLATMLVCLTTDASATPAMLDEAVRAASHVTFDTLDIDGSTSTNDTVFLLASGASGITPSQEELNAAVLQASEDIARQMQADAEGVTKRVTVTVEGTSTDEQAVNAARTLARDNLFKCAMFGSDPNWGRVLAAVGMAEADMDPDHISVYFNGEAVCVNTTGTPGARDVDLSGADIDVLVNLGIDGPGRATVRTTDLSHDYVEINSAYSS; translated from the coding sequence ATGAGCTCCATCGGAATCACTGCGCCTGCTGGTTTCAGTGCTGCAGCATTGATCGCGGGCATTAAGCCCTCTGGTAATCCCGACATGGCCTTGGTGGTCAATGAGGGGCCGGAGTTTCATGCCGCAGCGGTGTTCACTCGTAACCGAGTGGTGGCGTCGCCGGTGAAGCTCTCGCGTGTGGCGATTGCTGATGGGCAGATCAAGGCGGTGCTGTATAACTCGGGCAACGCCAACGCCTGCAATGGCGTGCAGGGCGACGAGGATGCCGCGGAGTTGCAGCAGCAGGTGGCAGACCTGCTGGACATTGCCCCGACGGATGTCGGGGTGTGCAGCACCGGGCTCATCGGTGAGGTGCTGCCGATGGGAAGGATGCGCGCGGGCGTCGATAAGCTGTCGACCGTTTTGGGGGACAACGGTGAGGCGGCAGCTGAAGCCATCATGACCACCGATCTGGTGAAGAAGGAGACCGTGGTCAACGCTGAGGGCTGGACGCTCGGTGGCATGGGGAAGGGCGTCGGAATGATGTCGCCCTCACTAGCCACGATGTTGGTTTGCTTGACCACCGATGCCAGCGCCACGCCGGCGATGCTCGATGAGGCAGTGCGCGCGGCCAGCCACGTCACCTTCGACACCCTGGATATTGACGGTTCTACCTCGACCAATGACACGGTCTTTCTCCTCGCCTCTGGTGCTTCGGGAATCACCCCGAGCCAGGAAGAGCTCAACGCAGCGGTCCTGCAGGCCAGCGAGGACATCGCCCGGCAGATGCAGGCCGACGCCGAAGGCGTAACCAAGCGGGTGACCGTCACGGTGGAGGGAACGTCGACCGATGAGCAAGCCGTGAATGCTGCCCGGACTCTGGCACGCGACAACCTGTTCAAATGCGCCATGTTTGGATCGGACCCGAACTGGGGGCGCGTTCTCGCGGCCGTCGGGATGGCAGAGGCAGACATGGACCCCGACCATATTTCGGTGTACTTCAATGGGGAGGCAGTGTGCGTGAACACCACCGGCACCCCGGGCGCGCGCGACGTCGACCTCTCCGGCGCCGACATTGACGTGCTGGTCAACCTTGGCATCGACGGCCCCGGCCGTGCGACCGTCCGCACCACGGATCTCTCCCACGACTACGTGGAGATCAACTCCGCTTACTCCAGCTAG